In Allocoprobacillus halotolerans, a genomic segment contains:
- the crcB gene encoding fluoride efflux transporter CrcB, which yields MDKFLWVGLGGALGAILRYSISLLPMKSSFPILTFITNLIGAFIIGMVVGLFEKHYLSSQLNLFLKTGVCGGFTTFSTFSLEALSLFENGKFILAILYIFMSVGGCIIGVYIGKIVVGMRAF from the coding sequence ATGGATAAATTTTTATGGGTAGGGCTAGGTGGTGCCCTTGGCGCAATCTTAAGATATTCTATAAGTTTATTACCTATGAAAAGTTCCTTTCCTATTTTAACTTTTATTACAAACTTAATAGGTGCTTTTATCATTGGTATGGTGGTGGGATTATTTGAAAAACATTATCTTTCTTCACAACTCAATCTCTTTTTGAAAACAGGAGTATGTGGAGGATTTACAACTTTTTCAACTTTTTCACTAGAAGCTTTAAGTCTTTTCGAAAATGGAAAGTTTATACTTGCAATACTTTATATCTTCATGAGTGTTGGTGGTTGTATAATAGGTGTTTATATAGGAAAAATAGTTGTTGGAATGAGAGCCTTTTAA